CCCGGCGGATGTAGTCGTACCAGGGGCTCTGCCCGAATGCTTGAAGTCGGACCAGCGGATTCATGGCGCGCTCCTTGTGAGGTCTTTACGTTCTCACGTTTTCGCGTGGTGTTTCAACTGCTCCTTGGCCGCCGCGACGACCCGGTCCGGGGTAAAGCCGAACTTCTTGACCAGTTCTTTCAGCGGGGCCGACGCCCCGAAGGTCTTCATGCCGATCGTCTGGCCGGTCGTCCCCACGTACCGGGCCCATCCGAAGGTGGACGCCTGCTCCACCGAGACCCGTGCGGTGATCGAAGGAGGAATGACGCTGTCACGATAATCTTGGGATTGCTGTTCGAAGAGTTCCCACGACGGCATACTCACCACCCGCGCCTTGATCCCTTCGGATTTGAGCTGCTCGTACGCCTCGACGCAGAGCGAGACCTCGCTGCCGCTGGCCAGGAGCAAGACGCCGGGTCGTCCGTCGGCGGCGTCCGCCAACACGTAGGCGCCCTTCTCCACCCCCTTGGCCGGGGCGTACACCGAACGATCCAGGGTCGGCAGCGCCTGGCGGGAGAGAATCAGTGCGACCGGTTCGTGCCGCAATTGCATGATCACCCGCCAGGCCTCGGCCACCTCGTTGGCGTCCGCCGGCCGCAGCGTGATCAGGCCGGGGATGGCCCGCAGCGAGGCGAGCTGTTCGATCGGCTGGTGGGTCGGCCCGTCTTCGCCCACCCCGATCGAGTCGTGCGTGAAGATATAGATCACCGGGATTTCCATGATCGCGCTCAGCCGAATCGCCGGCCGCGAGTAGTCGCTGAAGATCAGAAATCCCGACCCGTAGGGGCGAATCTTCGACAGCGACAGCCCGTTGAGGATCGAACCCATCGCGTGTTCCCGAATCCCGAAGTGCAGGTTGCGTCCCGCGGGATTCTCGGCCGTGAAATCCCCCGCCCCGTCGAACGTCAGCCGGGTCTTGGTCGAGGGGGCCAGATCGGCGGATCCCCCGACCAACCATGGCACGCGTTTGGCGACGGCATTGAGGACCTTGGCCGACGCGTCGCGCCCCGCCACCCCCTTCGCGTCCGCCGGAAACGGCGCGATCTCCTGGTCCCAGCCGTCGGGAAGCCGCCGGTGTTGCATCTTGTCGAGCTGGTCGGCCAGCTGCGGGTTCGCGACCGAGTACTCCTTGAACAGGGCCATCCACGCCTCGCGCAGCTTACGCCCGCGTGTCCCAACCCCGTCCCGGAAATGCTCCCGCACCCCATCGGGCACCAGGAACTTCGCGTCCTCGGGCCACCCGTAATTGCGCTTGGTCAGTCGAATCTCTTCCTCGCCCAAGGGCTCGCCGTGGGCGGCGTGCGTGTCCTGCTTATTGGGCGACCCGAACGCGATGTGGCTGTCGACGATGATCAGCGTTGGCCGGTCGGGCGTGTTCTTGAAGGTGGTGAACGCCCGTTCGAGCATGGCGAGATCGTTGGCGTCGCCCACGCGCGTGACGTTCCAACCGTAGCCGATGAAGCGGGTGGCCACGTCTTCGCTGAACGCCCACTGGGTGTGGCCTTCGATCGTGATCTTGTTGTTGTCGTAGATCCAGCAGAGGTTGGCGAGCTTGAGGTGGCCGGCGAGCGACGCCGCCTCGCTTGATACCCCCTCCATCATGCAGCCGTCGCCGCACAAGGCGTACACGTCGTAGTCGAACATCTCGAAGCCCGGACGGTTGAAGTAGCGAGCCATCCACCGCTGGGCCGTGGCCATCCCGACGCTGGTCGCCACCCCCTGCCCGAGCGGACCGGTGGTGGTCTCGATGCCGGAGGTCCAGCGGTACTCGGGGTGGCCGGGGCACTTGCTCTCGAGCTGGCGAAATCGCTTGATGTCATCCAGCGGCACCGACAGCTCGCCGAGTCGCTCGTACTTGCCGTTGACCGCCTTGACCCCGCACAGATGAAGGATCGAGTAGAGCAGCATCGAGGCGTGGCCGATCGACAGCACGAAGCGATCGCGGTTGGGCCAGATCGGATCGTCCGGGTCGAACCGCAAAAACCGATTCCAGAGACAGTACACCACCGGTGCCAAGCCCATCGCGGTGCCGGGGTGGCCCGAGTTGGCCGCCTGCACCGCGTCCATCGCCAGCGTTCGAATGGTGTTGACGGATTGCCGCTCGAGATCCCCTGTTTGGTTCATGGTTGTTTCCCCTTTCGACGCCCGCCGCTCTTGGCCCGTCCCTTCGGAG
The genomic region above belongs to Nitrospirota bacterium and contains:
- the tkt gene encoding transketolase — protein: MNQTGDLERQSVNTIRTLAMDAVQAANSGHPGTAMGLAPVVYCLWNRFLRFDPDDPIWPNRDRFVLSIGHASMLLYSILHLCGVKAVNGKYERLGELSVPLDDIKRFRQLESKCPGHPEYRWTSGIETTTGPLGQGVATSVGMATAQRWMARYFNRPGFEMFDYDVYALCGDGCMMEGVSSEAASLAGHLKLANLCWIYDNNKITIEGHTQWAFSEDVATRFIGYGWNVTRVGDANDLAMLERAFTTFKNTPDRPTLIIVDSHIAFGSPNKQDTHAAHGEPLGEEEIRLTKRNYGWPEDAKFLVPDGVREHFRDGVGTRGRKLREAWMALFKEYSVANPQLADQLDKMQHRRLPDGWDQEIAPFPADAKGVAGRDASAKVLNAVAKRVPWLVGGSADLAPSTKTRLTFDGAGDFTAENPAGRNLHFGIREHAMGSILNGLSLSKIRPYGSGFLIFSDYSRPAIRLSAIMEIPVIYIFTHDSIGVGEDGPTHQPIEQLASLRAIPGLITLRPADANEVAEAWRVIMQLRHEPVALILSRQALPTLDRSVYAPAKGVEKGAYVLADAADGRPGVLLLASGSEVSLCVEAYEQLKSEGIKARVVSMPSWELFEQQSQDYRDSVIPPSITARVSVEQASTFGWARYVGTTGQTIGMKTFGASAPLKELVKKFGFTPDRVVAAAKEQLKHHAKT